One Flavobacterium sp. 90 DNA segment encodes these proteins:
- a CDS encoding AraC family transcriptional regulator encodes MKVFPFKIPKSGEDPLIYQEDREIVFYDKLHQHEEIQISFIEKGEGAVFAGDTISHYNQGDILVIGSNLPHVFRSEVHENESSIMLTLFFTTNSFGKDFFNLNTFKNIHPFLESSRNGFIIHNAPKKITKSFKKLNKADNYQRFILFLEILKWLSNNNKEQLSNHLYDKKITDNEGKRMQTVFEHVMTNFSKNINLDEIASIANMTKNAFCRYFKVRTNKSFFQFLIEVRIEHASKLLANNSELSVLEIAELCGFNNISNFNRKFKELKQTSPLQYRKLNL; translated from the coding sequence ATGAAAGTTTTTCCATTTAAAATCCCTAAATCGGGAGAAGATCCGCTTATATATCAAGAAGATAGAGAAATTGTTTTCTATGATAAACTTCACCAACATGAAGAAATTCAAATTAGTTTTATCGAAAAAGGCGAAGGTGCCGTTTTTGCCGGAGATACTATTTCGCACTATAACCAAGGCGACATATTAGTGATTGGCAGCAACTTACCTCATGTTTTTAGAAGTGAAGTGCACGAAAATGAATCTTCAATAATGCTTACCTTATTTTTTACAACCAACTCATTTGGAAAGGATTTTTTCAATCTAAATACCTTCAAAAACATTCATCCTTTTTTAGAAAGCAGCAGAAACGGCTTCATCATTCACAATGCTCCAAAGAAAATTACCAAGTCTTTTAAAAAGCTAAATAAAGCCGACAATTACCAACGTTTTATTTTGTTTTTGGAAATTTTAAAATGGCTTTCAAACAACAATAAAGAGCAATTATCGAATCACTTATATGATAAAAAAATTACGGATAATGAAGGTAAACGTATGCAGACCGTCTTCGAACATGTAATGACTAACTTTAGTAAAAATATAAATTTAGACGAAATTGCCTCGATTGCCAATATGACCAAAAATGCCTTTTGCCGGTATTTTAAAGTCCGGACGAACAAGTCTTTTTTCCAGTTTTTAATAGAAGTGAGAATTGAGCACGCTTCAAAGCTATTAGCAAATAACAGTGAACTTTCTGTTTTAGAAATTGCCGAATTATGTGGCTTTAATAACATCTCAAATTTCAACAGAAAATTCAAAGAGTTAAAACAAACTTCTCCTTTACAATATCGAAAATTAAATTTGTGA
- a CDS encoding dihydrodipicolinate synthase family protein, producing the protein MSIQWKGVMPAVTTKFTADDKLDFRMFEVNLKAQLDAGVEGIILGGTLGEASTLLEEEKRELVKGTVSMVNNQVPVIMNIAEQTTRGAILAANIAEQDGAKGLMMLPPMRYKASDFETVTFFSEVAKNTSLPIMVYNNPVDYKIEVTLDMFEEILKFDNIQAVKESTRDISNVTRMINRFGDRLKILSGVDTLALESLLMGSHGWVSGLVDAFPRETVAIYKLAKAGRIDEALKIYRWFLPLLELDINSFLVQNIKLAEVATGIGTENVRAPRLPLRGAEREQVLGIITKALESRPELPDYKNL; encoded by the coding sequence ATGAGTATTCAATGGAAAGGCGTTATGCCGGCGGTAACCACAAAATTTACTGCAGATGATAAATTAGACTTCAGAATGTTTGAAGTAAACTTAAAAGCGCAACTAGACGCAGGTGTTGAAGGAATCATACTTGGTGGAACTTTAGGAGAAGCAAGTACACTTCTGGAAGAGGAGAAAAGAGAGTTGGTAAAAGGTACTGTGAGCATGGTTAACAATCAGGTTCCTGTAATCATGAATATTGCTGAACAAACAACTCGCGGAGCAATTTTGGCAGCTAATATTGCAGAGCAAGATGGAGCAAAAGGATTGATGATGTTGCCTCCAATGCGTTACAAAGCTTCTGATTTTGAAACTGTAACGTTTTTCTCAGAAGTGGCTAAAAACACTTCACTTCCAATAATGGTTTACAATAATCCAGTTGATTATAAAATTGAAGTTACACTAGATATGTTCGAAGAAATCCTGAAATTCGATAATATTCAGGCGGTAAAAGAATCGACAAGAGATATTTCTAATGTAACAAGAATGATCAACCGTTTTGGAGATCGTCTAAAAATATTATCAGGAGTCGATACATTGGCTTTAGAAAGTTTATTGATGGGATCTCACGGATGGGTTTCTGGTTTGGTAGATGCTTTCCCGAGAGAAACTGTAGCGATTTACAAGTTGGCAAAAGCTGGCCGAATTGACGAAGCGCTAAAAATATACAGATGGTTTTTGCCTTTGTTAGAATTAGATATCAATTCTTTTTTAGTTCAGAATATCAAGCTTGCAGAAGTCGCAACAGGAATTGGAACAGAAAATGTTCGTGCGCCAAGATTGCCGCTTCGTGGAGCTGAGAGAGAACAAGTTTTAGGAATTATTACCAAAGCATTGGAATCAAGACCGGAATTACCGGATTATAAAAATTTATAA
- a CDS encoding FAD-dependent oxidoreductase — MSEEQETWFGFRPCKPSGLPIISRAEKVVNLTFATGHAMMGLSLAPATVKVITEIISGKTNSVATKMFQL, encoded by the coding sequence GTGTCCGAAGAGCAAGAAACCTGGTTTGGTTTCAGACCTTGTAAACCTTCTGGTTTGCCAATTATTTCGCGAGCAGAAAAAGTTGTAAATTTGACTTTCGCAACCGGACACGCCATGATGGGTTTAAGTCTTGCGCCGGCAACAGTAAAAGTTATTACTGAGATTATTTCTGGTAAAACGAATTCTGTTGCTACTAAAATGTTTCAATTATAA
- a CDS encoding aminopeptidase P family protein: MRYDSIPVSLFENNRKRFIEKMQNNSLAILTSNDVMPNNADDVMGFAQNNDLFYLSGIEQDETILVLYPDAFKEENRTILFVKEVTEMTLIWDGDFLTKEKVSTISGIKNVKWIHEFEKTIQLFAFEADTIYLGHNEHIKRITSEMNTRQDRMIQWCKQKYPLHQYERVAKITRELRPVKSVEEIDLMKKAVSISVKGFKGLLKAVKPEVKEYELEAELAYQYIKNGGNRHAFKPIIASGKNACALHYNTNDSVCKDGEMVLVDFGVCYANYNSDITRCVPVNGKFSARQKEIYESVLYCLKEGSKFLKPGVLSKDYELQMASLIEAELVKLKLITLEEIASQNPQNPAYKKYFMHGTAHFLGLDVHDVGLYSKPFEKGMVLTCEPGIYIREEGIGCRLENDYLLTEDGNINLSEEIPIEITEIEQLINTK, encoded by the coding sequence ATGAGATACGATTCAATTCCAGTTTCTTTGTTTGAGAATAACCGAAAAAGGTTTATCGAAAAGATGCAAAATAATAGTTTGGCAATCCTAACTTCAAATGATGTAATGCCTAATAATGCTGATGATGTAATGGGTTTTGCACAAAATAATGATTTGTTTTATTTGTCAGGAATTGAGCAAGACGAAACTATTTTGGTACTTTATCCAGATGCTTTTAAAGAAGAAAATCGCACTATTTTATTTGTAAAAGAAGTTACTGAAATGACTTTGATTTGGGATGGCGATTTTTTGACCAAAGAAAAAGTTTCGACTATTTCAGGAATTAAAAATGTAAAATGGATTCATGAATTCGAAAAGACAATTCAGCTTTTTGCTTTTGAAGCAGATACAATCTATTTAGGACATAATGAGCACATTAAAAGAATAACTTCGGAAATGAATACGCGTCAGGATCGAATGATTCAATGGTGTAAACAAAAATATCCGTTGCATCAATACGAGCGTGTTGCCAAAATTACAAGAGAACTGCGACCAGTAAAATCTGTTGAAGAAATTGACTTGATGAAAAAAGCAGTTTCTATAAGTGTAAAAGGGTTTAAAGGACTTTTGAAAGCTGTAAAACCTGAGGTGAAAGAATACGAACTAGAAGCAGAATTAGCGTATCAATATATTAAGAATGGAGGAAATCGCCATGCATTCAAACCAATTATAGCTTCGGGTAAAAATGCCTGCGCGCTTCATTATAATACCAATGATTCTGTTTGTAAGGACGGCGAAATGGTTTTGGTCGATTTTGGTGTTTGTTATGCTAATTATAATTCAGATATTACGCGTTGTGTTCCGGTAAACGGAAAATTTTCAGCACGTCAGAAAGAAATTTACGAATCGGTTTTGTATTGTTTAAAAGAAGGATCAAAATTTTTGAAACCGGGAGTTTTGTCGAAAGATTACGAATTGCAAATGGCAAGTCTGATCGAAGCGGAATTGGTTAAGTTGAAATTAATTACGTTGGAAGAGATCGCTTCTCAAAATCCTCAAAATCCGGCTTACAAAAAATATTTCATGCACGGAACAGCTCATTTTTTAGGGCTTGATGTTCATGATGTTGGTTTGTATTCAAAGCCTTTCGAAAAGGGAATGGTCTTAACCTGTGAACCCGGAATTTATATTCGCGAAGAAGGAATTGGCTGCCGATTAGAAAATGATTACTTACTGACAGAAGACGGAAATATCAATTTATCTGAAGAAATACCAATCGAAATTACAGAAATAGAACAGCTAATTAACACCAAATAA
- a CDS encoding DPP IV N-terminal domain-containing protein, producing the protein MIKKQFLLLLFICSGIFAQTGIDINELKWLPNSHSFWVNSNHNVLVYDVDKLNQSTTVLTDQQLKSAGFKGEVEDLVWNQNKTKVLVYTNSKMVWRAKTKGDYWFFDLATGKGRKLGGNLEESSLMFAKFSNDNENVAYVSKHNIYLENLASGKITPLTTDGTDKVINGTFDWVYEEELAARDGFRWSPDGKSIAFWRVDATETKFHLMINNTDALYPFVVPVEYPKAGEKPSSVKIGVIDIASLKTNWLDIPGEPDNNYLVRMEWAAKDAVMVVQLNRYQNQASIYNCNSQTGKANLIYQEKSPEWIDVFDISSGIYDGFPCQFVDDGKAFLWSSDADGWMHVYKISSDGKKKELVTKGNYDAYYKAYNDKTKSIYYISSPKDATQRYLYETNLKSGKTQRVTPEIFEGTNEYQFSTDGSYAKHTNMNINRNINTRLVSLSDHKKILPKEADVFVKPNRNFSLEKFKVTTVDGVEMDGIMAKPLDFDPAKKYPLFFYVYGEPMACVANDMPYLNEFIDLLIPEGYIGIAMDNRGTPSLKGTKWRKSIYKNMGIINTRDQAMAAKEILKWNFIDADRVAVHGWSGGGAVTLNLMFQYPDIYKTGVAISAVTDQHFYDNIYTERYMGLPSENEANYIKASPVTYAKNLKGNLLYIHGTGDDNVHYKNAEVLINEFIKYDRMFNLMIYPNRSHSIYEGEGTTQHLVDTFVKFIYEKSPPGAK; encoded by the coding sequence ATGATTAAAAAACAATTTTTATTACTACTTTTTATTTGCTCAGGAATCTTTGCTCAAACTGGCATTGATATTAATGAGTTAAAATGGTTGCCCAATTCACATTCTTTTTGGGTGAATTCTAATCATAATGTTTTAGTTTATGATGTTGATAAATTAAATCAAAGTACTACAGTTTTAACAGATCAACAATTAAAAAGTGCAGGTTTCAAAGGAGAAGTTGAAGATTTGGTTTGGAATCAGAATAAGACAAAAGTTCTGGTTTATACCAATTCAAAGATGGTATGGAGAGCTAAAACCAAAGGTGATTATTGGTTTTTTGATTTAGCAACCGGAAAAGGAAGAAAACTGGGAGGGAATTTAGAAGAATCCTCTTTGATGTTTGCTAAATTTTCAAATGATAACGAAAATGTTGCTTATGTTTCTAAGCATAATATTTATTTGGAGAATCTGGCTTCGGGCAAAATTACTCCTTTAACAACAGATGGAACAGATAAGGTAATCAACGGAACTTTTGACTGGGTTTATGAAGAAGAACTTGCTGCTCGCGATGGATTTCGTTGGAGTCCTGATGGAAAAAGTATTGCTTTTTGGCGTGTTGATGCTACAGAGACAAAATTCCATTTGATGATTAATAATACTGATGCTTTATATCCATTTGTAGTTCCTGTAGAATATCCAAAAGCGGGAGAAAAACCTTCTTCTGTAAAAATTGGTGTTATCGATATTGCTTCTTTGAAGACAAATTGGCTGGATATTCCAGGTGAACCAGATAATAATTATTTGGTTCGTATGGAATGGGCTGCTAAAGATGCCGTAATGGTGGTTCAGTTGAATAGATATCAAAATCAGGCTTCGATCTATAATTGTAACTCACAAACTGGAAAAGCAAATTTAATATATCAGGAAAAGTCACCGGAATGGATTGATGTTTTTGATATTTCTTCTGGGATTTACGATGGGTTTCCGTGTCAGTTTGTAGACGATGGAAAAGCTTTTTTATGGAGTTCTGATGCTGATGGCTGGATGCATGTTTATAAAATAAGCAGCGACGGAAAGAAGAAAGAGTTAGTTACAAAAGGAAATTATGATGCGTATTATAAGGCTTATAATGATAAGACAAAATCTATTTATTACATCTCAAGTCCTAAAGATGCAACGCAAAGATATTTGTACGAAACGAATTTAAAATCGGGGAAAACCCAAAGAGTTACTCCTGAAATATTTGAAGGAACTAATGAATATCAATTTTCGACTGATGGATCGTATGCAAAACACACGAATATGAATATCAATCGAAATATAAATACCCGTTTAGTTTCGTTATCCGATCATAAAAAAATATTGCCAAAAGAAGCTGATGTTTTTGTAAAACCAAACCGTAATTTTTCTTTGGAAAAGTTTAAAGTAACAACGGTTGATGGCGTTGAAATGGACGGAATTATGGCAAAACCTTTAGATTTTGATCCAGCAAAAAAATACCCATTGTTTTTTTATGTTTATGGTGAACCAATGGCTTGCGTTGCAAATGATATGCCTTATTTGAATGAATTTATTGATTTACTTATTCCGGAAGGATATATAGGAATTGCAATGGATAATAGAGGAACTCCATCTTTGAAAGGAACAAAATGGAGAAAGTCTATTTATAAAAACATGGGAATTATAAATACTCGTGATCAGGCGATGGCTGCAAAAGAAATTCTAAAATGGAATTTTATTGATGCTGACAGAGTTGCTGTTCATGGTTGGAGCGGTGGTGGAGCTGTGACGTTGAATTTAATGTTTCAATATCCTGATATTTACAAAACGGGTGTAGCTATTTCGGCAGTTACAGATCAGCATTTTTATGATAATATCTACACAGAACGTTATATGGGATTACCAAGCGAAAACGAAGCGAATTATATTAAGGCTTCGCCGGTAACATACGCTAAGAATTTAAAAGGAAATTTACTTTACATTCATGGAACTGGTGATGACAATGTACATTACAAAAATGCAGAAGTTTTGATTAATGAATTTATAAAATATGATAGAATGTTTAATTTAATGATTTATCCAAATCGTTCACATTCTATCTATGAAGGCGAAGGAACTACACAGCATTTAGTAGATACTTTTGTAAAATTTATATATGAGAAATCTCCTCCGGGAGCAAAATAA
- a CDS encoding SusC/RagA family TonB-linked outer membrane protein — protein sequence MKFKFFQRKTVVLFFVLLAQFAFAQERVVSGIVSDNAGMPLPGASVLIRGTKTGTQTDFDGKYSLKASSNSVLIFNYIGMKTQEIMAANTTVNVVMAGGSEQLQEIVVTALGVKREKKSLGYATQEIKGEDLTKVNTGNVANSISGKIAGVQIRRNNNIGGSTNVIIRGTTSLTGNNQALWIVDGIPLNNDNTNSEDQKSGGNVGGYDYGNAAADINPDDIETMNVLKGSAASALYGSRASNGVILVTLKKGSKSKGGLGVTFSSGITIGVVDKKTLPEYQNQYGGGYGDFYGTVNLGSGVHPYAATDDASWGPKFDPNLLVYNWKSFYPQLPGYGKATPWTAVQENPNSFYQKSVTYVNNVAVAGSNENGDFRFGYTNYNMDQGILPNSDNRKDNFNLSASYNLKPKTKISASANYLKANAKGMNETGYGDGGNNYLSSIRQWYSTSVDFKDLRDAYNLTGQNTTWNVAGPNDLAVQFHDNPYFQRYNNYNSLARDRFFGNVNLTTQVNDWFDITGKGAVDYYHQLQEERIAVGSKRTPNGLGQYSRYDKDFREINFDLILNFKTGITEGIKFNGMVGANSRRSVSNSIYARTNGGLVVPGMYALNNSIDKINSPDEREITLGTNSVYANASFNFLDTYFLEGTYRVDESSTLPKDNNVYSYPSITGTYIFSNHIKTDWLSFGKLRLNYAETGNDAPFAVTTATYPKSDNFGDGGIRFSTENDKSNANLKSELTKGVEAGIELKLFKNRLGFDFSYYKTNTTNQILSIETPSQTGYTRAWINAGDVQNKGFEVTMNVIPVKTANFSWEVKVNWSTNKNEVISLGEANRISLGSFQGVGYVAEVGKPVGQLIGSGFTYLNGQKVIRANGRYLQTAGATIGDVNPDWIGGVNNVLTYKNFTFNFLIDVKKGGDVYSLDQRFGHTTGIYESTVTNNHLGHPQRDPVASGGGILLPGVKEDGTPNDKIVSVEGANGYSFYNSMPEQQYVYDASYVKLREVGLSYRLPSKFLAKTFMSSIIFAFNGSNLWIISKNLPYADPEAGMSSGNLQGFQTGVLPTSKEYNFNMKVQF from the coding sequence ATGAAATTTAAGTTTTTTCAAAGAAAAACGGTGGTACTTTTTTTTGTACTGCTAGCGCAATTTGCGTTCGCACAAGAGCGGGTTGTGTCAGGAATTGTTTCAGATAATGCAGGAATGCCTTTGCCGGGCGCGAGTGTATTGATTAGAGGAACAAAAACGGGAACTCAAACAGATTTTGACGGAAAATATTCGCTTAAAGCAAGTTCAAATTCTGTATTGATCTTTAATTATATCGGAATGAAAACTCAGGAAATAATGGCTGCAAATACTACTGTAAATGTAGTTATGGCTGGAGGTTCAGAGCAACTTCAGGAAATTGTTGTAACGGCCTTGGGTGTTAAAAGAGAAAAGAAATCTCTGGGATATGCCACTCAGGAAATTAAAGGCGAAGATTTGACAAAAGTAAATACTGGTAACGTAGCCAATTCAATTTCCGGGAAAATTGCCGGCGTACAAATCAGACGTAATAATAATATTGGAGGTTCTACCAATGTAATTATTCGTGGTACAACTTCATTAACAGGTAATAATCAGGCATTATGGATTGTAGATGGTATTCCGTTAAACAATGACAATACTAATAGTGAAGATCAAAAAAGCGGTGGTAATGTTGGTGGATATGATTACGGAAATGCTGCTGCAGATATCAATCCTGATGATATTGAAACAATGAACGTTTTAAAAGGTTCTGCGGCTTCAGCTTTATACGGTTCAAGAGCTTCAAACGGAGTTATTTTGGTTACGCTTAAAAAAGGAAGTAAATCTAAAGGTGGTTTGGGAGTAACTTTTAGCTCTGGGATTACTATTGGTGTAGTCGATAAAAAGACATTACCGGAATATCAAAATCAATATGGCGGGGGTTATGGAGATTTTTATGGTACTGTAAATTTAGGCAGTGGTGTGCATCCTTATGCGGCAACTGATGATGCTTCCTGGGGACCAAAATTTGATCCTAATTTATTAGTTTACAATTGGAAATCATTTTATCCTCAGTTGCCAGGTTATGGAAAAGCAACACCTTGGACAGCGGTACAGGAAAACCCAAATAGTTTTTATCAAAAGAGTGTGACGTATGTAAATAATGTTGCAGTTGCAGGATCTAATGAAAATGGTGATTTCAGATTTGGATATACAAATTATAATATGGATCAGGGAATTTTGCCTAATAGCGATAATCGCAAGGATAATTTTAATTTATCTGCAAGTTATAATTTAAAGCCTAAAACTAAAATTTCGGCTTCAGCCAATTACTTAAAGGCGAATGCGAAAGGAATGAATGAAACTGGTTATGGTGATGGAGGAAACAATTATTTGAGCAGTATTAGACAATGGTATTCAACGAGTGTAGATTTTAAAGATTTAAGGGATGCTTATAATTTAACAGGACAAAATACAACCTGGAATGTGGCTGGTCCTAATGATTTGGCAGTTCAGTTTCATGATAATCCATACTTTCAGAGATATAATAATTACAACAGTCTGGCTCGTGATCGTTTCTTTGGAAACGTTAATTTAACTACACAAGTAAACGACTGGTTTGATATTACTGGTAAAGGAGCTGTAGATTATTATCACCAATTACAAGAAGAGCGCATTGCTGTAGGTTCAAAAAGAACTCCAAACGGACTTGGACAATATTCAAGATACGATAAAGATTTTAGAGAGATCAATTTTGATTTGATCCTAAATTTTAAAACTGGTATCACCGAAGGTATAAAATTCAATGGAATGGTTGGGGCAAATTCAAGACGATCTGTTAGTAATTCAATATACGCCAGAACAAATGGAGGTTTGGTAGTGCCGGGAATGTATGCTTTGAATAATTCTATTGACAAAATAAACAGTCCTGACGAACGTGAGATTACACTTGGAACAAATAGTGTTTATGCTAATGCAAGTTTTAATTTCTTAGATACTTATTTCTTAGAGGGAACTTATCGCGTGGATGAATCTTCGACGTTGCCAAAAGATAATAATGTTTATTCATACCCTTCTATTACCGGGACTTATATTTTTAGTAATCATATTAAAACGGATTGGTTGTCTTTTGGAAAATTACGTCTGAATTATGCTGAAACAGGAAATGATGCTCCTTTTGCTGTAACTACTGCAACTTATCCTAAAAGTGACAATTTTGGTGATGGCGGAATTCGTTTTTCTACAGAAAACGATAAAAGTAATGCCAACTTAAAAAGTGAGTTGACAAAAGGTGTTGAAGCGGGTATTGAACTTAAATTGTTTAAAAACAGATTAGGTTTTGATTTTTCGTACTATAAAACAAATACGACAAACCAAATTCTTTCTATTGAAACTCCGTCGCAAACAGGATATACAAGAGCGTGGATAAATGCCGGAGATGTTCAGAATAAAGGATTTGAAGTAACGATGAATGTAATTCCGGTAAAAACTGCAAATTTCTCATGGGAAGTAAAAGTAAACTGGTCTACAAATAAAAATGAAGTGATTTCGTTAGGAGAGGCAAACAGAATTTCGTTAGGGTCTTTTCAGGGTGTAGGTTATGTTGCTGAAGTAGGAAAACCAGTTGGACAACTTATTGGTTCCGGATTTACATATTTAAACGGGCAAAAAGTAATTCGTGCAAACGGAAGATATTTACAAACTGCCGGAGCTACTATTGGAGATGTAAACCCAGATTGGATTGGTGGTGTAAATAACGTTTTGACGTATAAAAACTTCACATTTAATTTCTTAATTGATGTTAAAAAAGGCGGAGATGTTTATTCATTAGATCAGCGTTTTGGACATACTACGGGAATTTATGAAAGTACAGTAACAAATAATCATTTAGGACATCCGCAGAGAGATCCTGTTGCAAGCGGAGGAGGAATTTTATTGCCTGGCGTGAAAGAAGACGGAACTCCAAATGATAAAATTGTAAGTGTAGAAGGTGCCAATGGATATTCTTTTTATAACTCAATGCCAGAACAGCAATATGTTTATGATGCTTCTTATGTAAAGTTACGTGAGGTAGGATTAAGCTACAGATTACCTTCTAAGTTTCTTGCAAAGACTTTTATGAGCAGTATAATTTTTGCTTTTAATGGATCTAATTTATGGATCATAAGTAAAAATTTACCTTATGCAGATCCGGAAGCAGGAATGTCTTCAGGAAATCTTCAGGGTTTTCAAACAGGAGTATTACCTACATCAAAGGAGTATAACTTTAATATGAAAGTTCAATTCTAA
- a CDS encoding SusD/RagB family nutrient-binding outer membrane lipoprotein, producing MKIVKTIFFAGAILLSVASCDNLDDLNQNKKAYTSVLPSSLMASAQVAYAYFLTNASVNDNNFRGYAQYWTSTTYTDEVNYNQERRNLGNSHSVLLYRDVLQDLTNAQKQIRNREALGTIEKEIKKNDIAILDVQIIIVYQTLVDLFGNVPYTEALDIVGHPRPKYDDAKSIYLDLAARLDVAIADLSGGTSSLGGGDLIFRGNVGQWKLLANSVKLKLGLHLADIESAKAKEMVESAYNSGLMTNKNESALFKYYATVIDMNPLYNTLVNESQTVPTEFFVNELNAKDDPRRDVYFNPESKIGGVYKGAPYAKQVSYGNFSNVGPKLKEKTNPGVIFDYTETCFLLADAANRGFSVGGTAEDYYKKGILASMNFWGIGSSDAQTYLDRTDVAFTTAAGTAKQKIAYQLWIAYYNRGFEAWTEYRRLDYPILQAPSTAVDAAEGKVPVRNIYSLFDKTLNKNNYEAAATAIGGDRMTTKIFWDKF from the coding sequence ATGAAAATAGTAAAAACAATATTTTTTGCAGGAGCCATTTTACTTTCAGTTGCTTCGTGTGATAATTTAGATGATTTAAATCAAAATAAAAAAGCATATACAAGTGTTTTGCCTTCTAGTTTAATGGCAAGCGCACAGGTTGCATATGCTTATTTCCTGACGAATGCTTCTGTAAATGATAATAATTTTAGAGGATACGCGCAATATTGGACCAGTACAACTTACACAGATGAGGTAAATTATAATCAGGAAAGAAGAAATTTAGGAAATTCTCATTCGGTTCTATTGTACAGAGATGTTCTGCAGGATTTGACAAATGCCCAAAAACAAATTAGGAATAGAGAGGCACTTGGAACAATTGAAAAAGAGATCAAGAAAAATGATATCGCAATTCTTGACGTTCAAATTATAATAGTGTATCAAACTCTTGTTGATTTATTTGGTAATGTTCCTTATACAGAAGCTTTAGATATTGTAGGACATCCACGCCCTAAGTATGATGATGCAAAAAGCATTTATTTGGATTTGGCAGCCCGTTTAGATGTTGCCATTGCAGATTTAAGCGGAGGCACAAGCAGTTTGGGTGGTGGAGATTTAATATTTCGCGGTAATGTTGGTCAATGGAAATTATTGGCGAATAGTGTAAAGTTAAAATTAGGTTTACATCTTGCAGACATAGAATCGGCAAAAGCCAAAGAAATGGTTGAAAGTGCGTATAATTCAGGATTGATGACAAATAAAAATGAATCGGCGTTGTTTAAGTATTACGCAACAGTAATTGATATGAATCCTTTGTATAATACTTTGGTAAATGAAAGCCAAACGGTACCAACAGAGTTTTTTGTTAATGAATTGAATGCAAAAGATGATCCAAGGCGAGATGTTTATTTTAATCCGGAATCTAAAATAGGAGGCGTTTATAAAGGAGCTCCTTATGCTAAGCAAGTGAGTTATGGTAATTTCTCGAATGTAGGACCAAAGTTAAAGGAGAAAACAAATCCGGGAGTTATTTTTGATTATACAGAAACATGCTTCTTGTTGGCAGATGCAGCAAATAGAGGGTTTTCTGTAGGAGGAACGGCAGAAGATTATTATAAAAAAGGAATTTTGGCAAGCATGAATTTCTGGGGAATTGGAAGTAGTGATGCGCAAACTTATCTTGATAGAACTGATGTAGCTTTTACAACAGCAGCAGGAACGGCTAAGCAAAAAATTGCCTACCAACTTTGGATTGCTTATTACAATAGAGGATTTGAAGCTTGGACCGAATATAGAAGATTAGATTACCCAATTTTGCAAGCGCCTTCAACTGCGGTTGATGCTGCCGAAGGGAAAGTTCCGGTTCGTAATATTTATTCACTTTTTGATAAAACGTTGAATAAAAACAATTATGAAGCTGCTGCTACTGCTATTGGAGGAGATCGAATGACAACAAAAATATTTTGGGACAAATTTTAA